The DNA segment cgagggatcgatatttaggaaacattcttaaggattttatatgcgagagatcgatataaatgaattttctacgggtatcaatttcaatcaaagaacttaatattaagatgctaatcaaaatacatgagagtgagagagatgaaacttaatccctatttttccaattcaaGCAACTAaatctttgtttgttttcttattgatcagtgccaacataaccaattcaaaactctttttattgttttgttgttatatttagcgattattgtactcggtAATTCActattccttgtgggatcgatattcgtccttagggacaattattacttctgacaatcGCGGTGCACTTGTCATAAAAAGTCATCACATACTCaagaaaacattaaaaagaAAGAACGATGTACAAATAAAAACATCATATATAAAAGCATCACATCAAATGGAGCTCTCATTAAACAAAACATGTATCACACGAAGCTCGTAGAAAGAACCCAACAAATGAAGGATCAGACACTATACTTAATAATGATCACATTAGAAAACCCTAGTGTTGATAAACTTATCACAAGTTCACATCAGACGAAGCCCCTATGGAAACACAAGAGAGATGCACAAGTTCATAAGCATCATATGAACGTTGGAATTTACACATATCGGACGATACAATCATCATGAAATCTTTAGACAAAACATCGTGTCAAGGAAGTTTCCATGGTTTATCTTTACATTCTCAGAATGTTTATGACATTACATTTATGATTTCCAAATCTTATTTGGTATTTCCAAATTATACATAACCCGCGACACGTTCGGGCTTACGatggggcgggctggcccgtcAGCTCGCTACAAAACTCATCTTGTATATGCAAGCCCGTTGTTGTTGCCCTTTCTTTTCTCATCAAGCATTTTCAATCCTTAAAAAGAGAAACCTCTGTGCCACCATCATCTGTGATTCCTCCACCTCCAACACCACCATTTCTGCGACTGTCCTCCACCGCCAAAACCACCATCTGCGACCGCCCTCCACCACCATCTCTTGATTCCTTCCCTCCACCGCCAACACCACTATCTCTATGACCGTCCTCCATCACCAACACCACCATCTCTACAACTGTCCTCCACTTCCAACACCACCATCTGCGACAACCCTCCACCGCCAAGACCACCATCTCCCGATTCCTTCCCTCCACCGCCAACACCACCATTTGTGACTGCTCTCCACTGTTGTCTTCCTCCAGGTTTTATCCCTTCCTCTGTAACCTTCCGCCACTTTGATATAGAGACAAATTTATGGGTGTATATGATGGAAACTGATCCTGCCAgttgacctgagtgcaagagtcttgccacgtcaaaggtttcTCCTTCTGGATCAGCTTTGCACCacgttagcctccgtccttcacgtctcaattcctcgcaagaacctgaagaaaacagagtggcgccgctgtggccgatcgcgctccgacgctcaagttagtgacggaatcaccaaatactaagagagaaaatctaaactcaaggaaccgtgcgcagtgaatctcagtgtactCGAGAGTATTCTCAAAGCGTACTGAAGTGTTCTAAAAAcgtacctcaaaagtctgtTAGGAGTTCCTTTTATACttgagcactttctctctcctgacggttacacctctggacacgtggctcgcatccagctgtacacgtgtcaccatctggatccctctccacttgagcgtcacttatactcttcaagctattcgactaagttacccatgcaaggagtaacttggtgcacagcttccttggagcgcgaccccttaagcggcgagtacggggtgtcaccatgcacaccttctctgtggtctcgcctgccactagcacgatctgcttcacttgcacatcatgcatgttctgggaaactgttcccttgccccgACCTCTGGCTACGGAGTGTTTatctgataacctcatcctTCGTATTTGTACCCcttgaaagccttaagcaagccttcctgatctttcggcgatgtacccctttcggcggtctctaaccacctgatctcctagtactCATGTATGGCAACTATGGCGCAACTCTGGCGACCGCCGGTtacacacactagagatcggagaatgCCAACtcaacgattggcgactacacacacttcccgatgtacttcccttctgttaGCCAgatgtcccgttcaacacgcctatattatcgcttgctgccacgtcatcacttccgattacctgatcggtacacaagccccccagtcttaagctgagacttgaccagcgaaaagactaagaagtcAAATCGttgtcgatctacgtggcgttTGTACGGATCTCCGTACGTTCGTACCCTTTgcctttctgacgctccaccaaccccCTCTTAATCaaacgacacgtggcttcatcaacggtcgttttcaattgccgtttgcgcttcctacaacgttcgaaacccttaaacccttcgcgctattcactgttccatcatctttcttcatCCTCAAGCATTCCAAACAATCTCTCTGCGAACCCCGAAACTCCTCGTCTCTCTCAATTTTCAACTTTCTTCAGCGTtcatccgatcataaaaaggtaaccCTTTTACTCCTCCTATTGACATTTACTGCATTTtgatcggtttgcatcatccattaactgtttgaagcatacgctgtgggttgtttttctttttctcgcGACCTAAGGTTTCGTCCTTGATAACGTCTATCCCAGCGAACCCTTAGTCGTTCGTTCTATCTTCTTCGTCCCCAATCGAGTCATTCTCTGCTATCTTCATTTCatccctttctctttcctttgcagttcctgcgatggctcacacaaagtccaccgctaaccctccttcttcatcgcgaaaccctccacccaaaACTAGTAGGGTTGCCCCTGGGACAAATCCTCCATCAACACGCAACCCCTCACGAGCCTCTGGCGCTCCCTCCacacaggctgagaggcctgcctcTTCTCATGCCAACCCTACCCAGGCAACTCCACCactcgccggaggagcctcccttCCTCCACAAGACTATAAAAAGCTctatccttgggccaccccaactctGCTGAAAGAGACCTCCTCGATAACTACTGAGTTGGGTGTGCACCGACTGAGGAAAGGAGATCAATCCGACCTTTCctttcacaaggagcatgataGCAAAGTGACCGTGCTGCCTTGCCTCTCGGGAGAACCGATCTGCGCGgacgacaaggggaacaacgacgagttgttctgcttcatctacgctacattgttcaagaaagtgaagcttaggcttccttttactcgtttcgagagagagctactgaccgagctcaacatcgcccctgcccagcttcatcccaacagttgggtgttcgtgagggcgttccaaattctttgtgcacacttggggctgccagctTCGATCGAtgtcttcctcttcctttttgaggcaaagaatcccggcgatcgcccctgggtcagcttgaacgggattgctgggaggtcgatcctctcaatcttccagcaatcttataaagactggaaggggaagttcgtgaaGGTGTGCCAGAATGATCAAGACCCTTCCCTGCTTGACGGCTTCCctttgtactgggtaaacaagggaaataaggaCTTTAAGGACAGCTTCAGGAGACCAAGGagccctgacaacatgggggagctagacaaagatctttgtcttttctggaagagtgtggctgctgccaacatcaccttccccactgtCTCAATAATTTCCTTCGAGTTtctcgaggaccaactcgaagctcacataggtcaGCCCCTACCTCAACACCAAGATTCTTGCTTCGTGTTAAAAATGACTTAGCATCTTTACCCTTTTGTATAGGCCTTGATCATTAATCCATGTGCTTCTTGTGTTATCCCTGCATAAATATACTTGTATTGTCTGCTTGTGTTTTGGTTGTTCACCTACCCTTTACCTTGTGTAGATAATATGTTGGGGAAAGGAAAACTGGCAgaattgagggcgatcgcccgatctcACAAGCTCGCGACgggctcccaaaccgtgcccaactcggtggtggagatcgccgctgctcaaggcAAGACTCCTCCCCGAGGTCCAACTCCTTCTGGGGTACTGCCGGCTCCAGAAAGGAAAAAGCTAATCTTGaggagacctaaaaggaaaacTCCTCAGGTGGTGCAAGAGGAAGAAGACGATGATGAGGaaaccgaggatggcctcgtcgctaagaggaaaagggtggccaCCTCTACACCACCTacactcccaacaccaacaccgccctcacctccagctccactacaaccagtccaagcaacgcCCCTGACCGTCGCACCCCCAGTGGTTGAAAGTAGCGGCCCTAACTATGTagagaaccctccgagcgcctcaACACCGTTCGTATCtgttggagagggtcctccttccacCACATCCATTGCTGGGGCCGCGTTAGGAGACGATGAGGGCGCTTAAGTCTCACCAATATTGATAACAGAATCCCcgacctcaccaccacgcctagAAGCCCCCCTCACCCtacaaactcaagagggtggtggtgaaagtcagcaccaaacTCCTCCACCACCTCCAGCAGCAACATCAAGCCTCCCAACTTCCTTCGAAGAGACCTTGGGACCCTTCACAGCCCAACTGAAGACTATGGCGGAAGATCTCCCTTTGCTCGTATCAAGAGCTGTGAAGGGCTCACTCAAGAAGCTTCAAGAGGAAAACTCCGCGCTCAAGGAGTCAAACCTGATGATAAGGGCTGAGGTTGAAAAGCTCACGTGCAACTTGCTGATGACTGAGCTGGAGCACTCCAGGCTGGAGGATGCAATGGACGCGGAGCTAAGAAGCACGCGCAAGGAAGCCTCCGATCTGCAccaaaaactgcacctccaactccaagagaagatcgacttggagagcaagctggtcctATATAGGCTCAAGGTGGCAGATTTGGAGGCTGCAAAAAGGGCGGAAGCGTCCAGGGTGGAGAACCTCGAGAAGAGATCGGCAGATCGGGAGATTCTCCTTGGGAAGGTCGAGAAGGAAAGGGACAATGCTCTCGCTGAGCTCG comes from the Phaseolus vulgaris cultivar G19833 chromosome 8, P. vulgaris v2.0, whole genome shotgun sequence genome and includes:
- the LOC137824996 gene encoding uncharacterized protein, with protein sequence MAEDLPLLVSRAVKGSLKKLQEENSALKESNLMIRAEVEKLTCNLLMTELEHSRLEDAMDAELRSTRKEASDLHQKLHLQLQEKIDLESKLVLYRLKVADLEAAKRAEASRVENLEKRSADREILLGKVEKERDNALAELAEAHEEAKKIAAELAHAQDEGKKAVEELAQAREETEELKKQTHELEESVAQVLTAGFDAALEQVACQYPELDLSMVSISNEVVDGKIVPSED